The sequence CGCACGCTTTCAGTAGCACTTGCTCGTATTTTGAATACGCTACCTTACTAGCCGTCATGCTCGCTAAAGATTGCGATTATTTGGTTTTAGAAGCAGGGCTTGGGGGGGAGTTTGACAGCACGAACGCTTTAGAAAAAACCCTAAGCGTTTTCACCCCCATTGATTATGATCATAAGGAATTTTTAGGGGATAGTTTAGAAAGCATTGCGACTACTAAATTAAAAGCGATGAGCCCTCTTAATATCATCGCTCCCCAACAAGAACTGGTTTTAAATGTGGCTCAAAAGATCGCCAAAGACAAACACGCAAAATTGATTGTGGTTCAAAATGAGATTTCAAAAGGAGTCAAGGATTATATTGAACGCTACCATTTAGCCCATTTTTTAGCGATGAATTTAGAAGTGGCCCTAAAAGCGTTTGAAACGCTTATGCCATGCAATAAACAAGAAGTTTTAAAAAACCTAAAGCCCCTAAATTTAATCGGCCGTTGCGAGCTTTTAAGCCCTAATATCTTAATAGATGTGGGGCATAACCCCCATAGCGCTAAAGCCTTAAAAGAAGAGATCAAACGCGTTTTTAACACTAAAATTATTTTAATTTATAATTGCTATCAAGATAAAGACGCTTGTGGGGTGTTAGAAATTTTAAAGCCTGTGGTTAAAAAGGTTTTGATTTTAGAATTGCATAATGAAAGAATTATCCAATTAGAAAAACTTAAAGGGATTTTAGAAACTTTAGGGTTAGAACACGCTTTGTTTGAAGATTTGAAAGAAAATGAAAATTATTTGGTGTATGGCTCATTTCTGGTAGCCAACGCTTTTTATGAACGCTATCAAAAGAAGAGGGATTGATGCCACAAAACCAGCTTGTGATCACCATCATTGATGAATCAGGCTCTAAACAGCTCAAATTTTCTAAAAATTTAAAACGCAATCTCATCATTTCTGTTATCATTCTTTTATTGATCGTGGGGCTTGGCGTAGGGTTTTTAAAATTTTTAATCGCTAAAATGGATACGATGACAAGCGAGAGGAATGCGGTTTTAAGGGATTTTAGGGATTTATATCAAAAAAATTACACTTTGACAAAAGAGATTAAAAACAAGCGAGAAGAGCTCTTTATTGTGGGGCAAAAGATTCGCACGATAGAATCCTTGATTGAAGTCAAAAGAGGGGCCAATGGGGGCGTGCATCTCTATGATGAAGTGGATTTAGACAATTTGAATTTGGCTCAAAAACATTTAGCGCTCATGCTCATTCCTAATGGCATGCCCTTGAAAACTTATAGCGCTATCAAACCCACCAAAGAAAGGAACCACCCCATTAAAAAAATTAAGGGCGTTGAATCTGGGATTGATTTTATCGCGCCATTGAACACGCCTGTTTATGCGAGCGCTGATGGGATTGTGGATTTTGTGAAAACCAATTCTAATGTGGGGTATGGGAACTTGGTGCGCATTGAACATGCGTTTGGTTTTAGCTCCATTTACACGCATTTAGATCATGTCAATGTGCAGACCAAAAGCTTTATCCAAAAAGGGCAGTTGGTTGGCTATAGCGGGAAGAGCGGTAATAGCGGCGGCGAAAAATTGCATTATGAAGTGCGCTTTTTAGGTAAAATTTTAGATGCAGAAAAATTTCTAGCATGGGATTTAGATCATTTTCAAAGCGCTTTAGAAGAAAATAAATTTATTGAATGGAAGAATTTGTTTTGGGTTTTAGAAGACATTGTCCAGCTCCAAGAGCATGTGGATAAAGACGCGCTCATAAGCCAATAAGGATTTTAGTGTTTTTAGACAGGCGTTTGATTGTGATGGTTACGGACTCTAAAGGGAGCCGTTATCTTAATGTTCATATACTATTTCGTCAAATTGGCTTGTATGCACTTTTGAGCGTTGTGGGATCTTTATTGTTTTTAGGCATTTCGCTACTGGTTTTAAATAAAGAGATTAAAAACATTGACAAGCAGCATGCCTTAATCACTAAGGAATTTGAGAAAAAAAGAGAGACGAATGAAAAACTTTCTTTGCAAATGGATGAATTTTTAGACGATTTGCAACTTTCAGGGGAGCGCATCAACGATTTAGAAGAAGTGGTGGGGGTGAATAGGCCTGAAGAAGAAAAAGAAGAGGGCAATTTTTCCAGCCGATTAGATGTCGCTGGGATTACCGGGCTTCAAAAAAGCTTTATCATGCGCCTTATCCCTAATGACTACCCGCTAGAATCCTATCGGCGCGTTTCAGCCGCCTTCAATAAAAGAATCCACCCTATTTTGCATGTGTTGCACAACCATACCGGGCTTGACTTGAGCACCGCTATTAACACCCCTGTGTATGCGAGCGCGAGCGGGGTAGTGGGGTTAGCGAGCAAGGGGTGGAATGGGGGGTATGGGAATTTGATTAAAGTTTTCCACCCTTTTGGTTTTAAAACCTACTACGCCCATTTGAATAAAATCATCGTAAAAACGGGCGAATTTGTCAAAAAAGGGCAGTTGATTGGGTATAGTGGCAATACAGGGATGAGTACAGGGCCGCATTTGCATTATGAAGTGCGGTTTTTAAATCAACCCATAAACCCCATGAGTTTCACCAAATGGAACATGAAAGATTTTGAAGAAGTTTTCAATAAAGAAAGGAGCATCAGATGGCAATCTTTGATAACAATAATAAATCAGCTAATGCAAAAACAGGACCAGCGACTATCATCGCTCAAGGCACAAAAATAAAGGGGGAGCTTCATTTGGATTGCCATTTGCACATAGATGGCGAATTAGAAGGGGTGGTGCATTCTAAAAGCGCAGTGGTGATCGGGCAAACCGGCTCGGTAGTGGGTGATATTTTCACTAATAAATTAGTGGTTAATGGCAAGTTCACTGGCACGGTGGAAGCGGAAGTGGTAGAAATCATGCCTTTAGGGCGCTTGGATGGTAAGATCTCTAGCCAAGAGCTTGTGGTGGAAAGAAAGGGGATTTTGATTGGGGAAACTCGCCCTAAGAATATTCAAGGGGGGGCGTTGTTGATCAATGAGCAAGAAAAGAAAATTGAAAATAAATAGGGAATGATCCAATCTAGCCTTTATAGAGCCTTAAACAAAGGCTTTGATTATCAAATACTCGCTTGTAAGGATTTTAAAGAGTCCGAGCTCGCTAAAGAAGTCATAAGCTATTTTAAGCCAAATATCAAAGCCATTCTTTTCCCGGAGTTTAGGGCTAAAAAAAACGACGATTTGCGTTCGTTTTTTGAAGAATTTTTACAGCTTTTAGGGGGTTTAAGGGAGTTTTATCAAGCCTTAGAGAACAAGCAAGAAGCGATCATTATTGCCCCTATTAGCGCGTTATTGCACCATTTGCCTAAAAAAGAACTTTTAGAAAGCTTTAAAATCACTCTTTTAGAAAAATATAACCTTAAAGATTTAAAAGACAAGCTTTTTTATTATGGTTATGAAATTTTAGACTTAGTGGAAGTGGAAGGCGAAGCGAGCTTTAGGGGGGATATTGTGGATATTTATGCGCCCAATTCTAAAGCGTATCGCTTGAGTTTTTTTGACATGGAGTGTGAGAGCATTAAGGAATTTGACCCCACCACTCAAATGAGCCTCAAAGAAGATTTGTTAGAAATTGAAATCCCCCCCACGCTTTTTAGTTTGAACGAACAATCTTATAAGGATCTGAAAACCAAAGTGGAGCAAAGCCCCTTAAATAGCTTTTCTAAAGATTTAACTAGTTTTGGTTTGTGGTTTTTAGGAGAAAAAGCAAACGATTTGTTGCATGCCTATAAAAGCGTTATAAGCCCTAGAGCTTTAGAAGAAATCCAAGAATTAGCGAGCTTAAACGAATTGGATGGTGAGCGTTTCAAATTTTTAAAGGTTTTAGAAAACCCGCAAGGCTATGAAGATTTAGAAATCCATGCGCATGCCCTAGAAAGCTTTATAGCTTTGCATTCAAATCGTAAAATCACGCTCCTAGCCCCTAATAAAACGATTTTAGACAATGCGATAAGCGCGCTTGAAAAAAGCCATATTGAATGCGTCATCGCCCCCTTTGTGCTAAACTTTAAAACCCCTGATGGGATTTTTATTTCGCTCAATTCTTTTGAAAGGAAGAAAAAACGCCAAAAATCCAAGCTCGCTTTGAATGAATTGAATGCGGGCGAATGGGTGGTGCATGATGATTATGGGGTGGGCGTGTTTTCTCAATTAGTCCAACACAGCGTTTTAGGGAGCAAGAGGGATTTTTTAGAAATCGCTTATTGGGGCGAAGACAAACTGCTATTACCGGTAGAAAACCTGCACCTAATCGCTCGCTATGTGGCGCAAAGCGATAGCGTGCCAACTAAAGACCGGCTAGGGAAAGGGAGTTTTCTCAAACTGAAAGCTAAGGTTAAGACTAAGCTTTTAGAGATTGCAGGCAAGATCATTGAATTAGCGGCTGAACGCAATTTGATCTTGGGTAAAAAGATGGACACGCATTTAGCGGAGTTGGAAGTCTTTAAATCGCATGCGGGGTTTGAATACACAAGCGATCAAGAAAAGGCTATCGCTGAAATTTCAAAGGATTTAAGCTCTAAGAGAGTGATGGACAGATTACTGAGTGGGGATGTGGGTTTTGGGAAAACAGAAGTAGCGATGCATGCGATTTTTTGCGCGTTTTTGAACGGCTTTCAAAGCGCTCTGGTTGTGCCTACTACTTTATTAGCGCACCAGCATTTTGAGACTTTAAGGGCGCGTTTTGAAAATTTTGGCGTTAAAGTGGCTCGTTTGGACAGGTATGCGAGCGAAAAAAACAAGCTTTTAAAGGCGGTGGAATTAGGGCTAATTGATGTGCTTGTAGGCACGCATGCGATTTTAGGCGCGAAATTTAAAAACTTGGGCTTAGTGGTGGTGGATGAAGAGCATAAATTTGGTGTGAAACAAAAAGAAGCTTTAAAAGAATTGAGTAAAAGCGTGCATTTTTTAAGCATGTCCGCTACGCCTATTCCGCGCACTCTAAACATGGCACTCTCTCAAATTAAAGGCATCAGCTCTTTAAAAATCCCGCCCACAGACAGAAAGCCCAGCCGCACTTTTTTGAAAGAAAAGAATGACGAACTCTTAAAAGAGATTATTCATAGAGAATTGCGCCGTAACGGGCAAATTTTTTACATCCATAACCACATCGCTAGCATTTCAAAAGTCAAAACCAAGCTAGAAGATTTAATCCCTAAACTCAAAATCGCCATTTTGCATTCCCAAATTAGCGCTCATGAGAGCGAAGAAATCATGCTAGAGTTTGCTAAGGGAAACTATCAGGTTTTATTATGCACTTCCATTGTGGAATCAGGGATTCATTTGCCTAACGCTAACATGATTATTATAGATAACGCGCAAAATTTTGGGCTGGCTGATTTGCACCAATTAAGAGGGCGTGTGGGGAGGGGCAAAAAAGAAGGCTTTTGCTATTTCCTCATAGAAGATCAAAAAAGTTTGAATGAACAGGCCCTAAAACGCTTGCTCGCTTTAGAAAAAAATTCGTATTTAGGCAGCGGGGAGAGTATTGCTTATCATGATTTAGAAATTAGGGGGGGCGGGAATTTGCTCGGGCAAGATCAAAGCGGGCATATTAAAAATATCGGTTATGCACTCTATACGCGCATGCTTGAAGATGCGATTTATGAATTGAGTGGGGGGAAAAAAAGGCTTGAAAAGAGCGTAGAAATCCAATTGAGCGTGAGCGCTTTTTTAAACCCTGAACTCATTGCAAGCGATAGTTTGAGATTGGATTTGTACCGCCGTTTGAGTTTGTGTGAAAATACAGATGAGGTGGGGCAAATCCATGAAGAAATAGAAGACAGGTTTGGCAAAATAGACGATTTGAGCGCTCAATTTTTGCAAATCATTACGCTTAAAATTCTAGCCAACCAGCTTGGAATCATTAAGCTTTCTAATTTCAATCAAAACATCACCATTACTTATAGCGATGAAAAGAAAGAAAGCTTAAAAGCCCCAAGCAAAGACGATAACGATATTTTAGAAACCCTTTTGAAACATTTGCACGCTCAAATTTCTTTAAAATCATTACGCTTAAAATTCTAGCCAACCAGCTTGGCATCATTAAACTTTCTAATTTCAATCAAAACATCACCATTACTTATAGCGATGAAAAGAAAGAAAGCTTAAAAGCCCCAAGCAAAGACGATAACGATATTTTAGAAACCCTTTTGAAACATTTGCACGCTCAAATTTCTTTAAAGCGACACTAAAAGCATTTGATTTTAGCGTTAATTTTGTTATTTTAAAAAGATTATTAAGAGAGTTTGTTGTAAAATAGGGATTTGCTATGCCTTTAGTCGTTAAAAGGTAATTATCATTAAGGAGTTTTTTACATGGCAGATATTCAAAGGCGTGATTTTTTAGGAATGAGCCTTGCTAGTGTTACAGCTATAGGGGCTATAGCGAGTCTGGTAGCGATGAAAAAGACTTGGGATCCGCTTCCAAGCGTTGTTTCAGCCGGTTTTACGACCATAGATGTGGCGAACATGCAAGAAGGGCAGTTTTCCACCGTGGAATGGCGTGGGAAACCGGTCTATATCCTCAAGCGTTCTAAAAAAGAGGGCTTTAATGAAAAGCGCGATTTTAAAATTGGCGAGAGCGTTTTTACCACAGCCATTCAAATTTGCACGCATTTAGGGTGTATCCCCACTTATCAAGATGAAGAAAAAGGCTTTTTATGCCCATGCCATGGGGGGCGTTTCACTTCTGATGGCGTGAATATTGCCGGCACTCCCCCTCCACGCCCTTTTGATATTCCGCCTTTTAAAATTGAAGGCAATAAGATCACTTTTGGTGAAGCCGGGGCTGAATACAAGAAAATGATGGCTAAAGCGTAAGGAGAGTTCAATGGCAGAGATAAAAAAAGCGAAGAATTTAGGCGAATGGCTAGACATGCGTCTTGGCACTAACAAACTTGTTAAAGTGCTAATGACAGAATACTGGATCCCTAAAAACATCAATTTCTTATGGGCTATGGGGGTGATTTTATTGACCCTTTTTGGCGTGCTTGTAATCTCAGGGATTTTCTTGCTCATGTATTATAAGCCTGATGCGAAAATGGCGTTTGATAGCGTGAATTTCACCATCATGCAAGAAGTGGCTTATGGCTGGCTTTGGCGCCACATGCATGCCACGGCAGCGAGCATGATTTTTGTCATCATTTATATCCACATGTTTGTTGGCATCTATTATGGCTCTTACAAAAAGGGCCGTGAGATGATTTGGATTAGCGGGATGATTTTGTTTGTGGTCTTTAGCGCGGAAGCCTTTAGCGGGTATATGCTGCCTTGGGGGCAGATGAGCTATTGGGCCGCAGCGGTTATCACGAATTTATTTGGGGGCATTCCTTTCATTGGGGCTGATGTGGTGGAGTGGATTAGGGGGAATTATGTTGTGGCGGATTCCACTTTAACGCGTTTTTTCATGCTCCATGTGTTTTTACTGCCCATTGCGATCATTTTACTCATTGGGGTGCATTTCTATTCTTTACGCATCCCGCATGTCAATAACCAAGAAGGCGAAGAGATTGACTTTGAATCAGAAGAAAAGAAATTCATTGAAGGCAAGAAAAAAGAATCCAAAGTCATTCCTTTTTGGCCGGTATTCTTGTCTAAAGATATTTTTGTGGTTTGCGCGTTTATGGTCTTTTTCTTTTACTTGGTGTGTTACCACTATGATTTTGCGATGGATCCTATCAACTTTGAAAGGGCTAACAGCCTTAAAACGCCGCCTCACATTTACCCTGAATGGTATTTCTTATGGAGCTATGAAGTCTTAAGGGGCTTTTTCTTCAGCGCTGATTTAGGGCTAATGGCCTTTGGCGTGGCGCAAGTGATCTTTTTCTTACTGCCCTTTTTGGACAGAAGCCCAGTTGTCGCTCCTGCTCACAAACGGCCTGCGTTTATGGTGTGGTTTTGGCTTTTAATCATTGATATGATTGTTTTAACGATCTATGGTAAATTGCCCCCGCTTGGGATCGGTAAATACATTGGCTTAGTGGGTTCAATCACTTTCTTGGCTCTTTTCTTTGTGGTATTGCCCATTATCACTATCGCTGAGAGCAAGAAACAAGGGGGTGTTAGATGAAAGAATTTAAGATTCTAATTATCCTTATTGTGGTGATAGGCGTGATTTATTATGGGGTTGAGCCTTATGCGCATTCGGTGATGCACCCTAAAGTCGCTCCGGCAGATTTTGCTTTCAAGGATTTAGAGCCGATGGATTTAAAAAATGGCGACGCTAATAAAGGCAAACAGCTTGTATCCGAAAATTGCACCGCTTGCCATGGCATTAAATCCCAAAACATTCCAGCCCCTATGGACAGCCTTAGCGCGAGCAACTCGTTTGGGGTCGTGCCACCGGATTTAAGCCATGTGGCGGGGGTTTTGAACGCGAATTTCTTAGCCCACTTCATCAAAGACCCTGTGAAAACGGCGAAATTGAGCCATAAATTCAACGATGAAAGGCCCTATCCTATGCCGGCGTTTTCTCAATTTAGCGATAAAGATTTGAGCGATATTGTGGCGTATCTCACTTCTATTTTGCCTAAAAATTTGAGCGATAAGGAAGTGTTCGCGCAAAGCTGTCAAAGGTGTCATAGCTTGGATTATGCTAAAAATAAGGCCTTTAGCGATCCTAAAGATTTAGCCAATTATTTAGGCTCTCATGCGCCTGATTTGTCCATGATGATTAGAGCTAAAGGTGAACATGGCTTGAATATTTTCATCAACGATCCGCAAAAGCTTTTGCCTGGCACGGCTATGCCTAGAGTGGGATTGAGTGAACAAGCGCAAAAACAAGTCATCTCTTATTTGGAAAAAGCGGGCGATAGGAAAAAACATGAAAGGAATACCTTAGGGATTAAGATCATGATTTTCTTTGCGGTGCTGTCGTTCTTGGCTTATGCGTGGAAAAGAAAAGTTTGGAGCGAAGTGCATTGAATTAAAAAAAGGGGGGAGAGTGTTTTTTTTGTGGTCTTGTTTTATGGTCAGTTGCTTAGAATTTCCTTATGTCTTAATGGAGTGGTCCGATGATTTTAGATGCTAAATTTTTTGTGTTCATTTTTTTTAATGTGCTTTCAACATGCTTTCTCTCTTCGGTGAGTGTTGGTTTTATTTTCAAAGCATTTTTGTATAGTTTTATATGGCTTTTTATTATTTATTATGCGATCAGTTTTATTAAGAATAGGTTTGTAACAGAAAGCCTAAAAAGTTTTATATTAATTTTAGGGGTTGTGTTTAGCTGTATAGATATTTTTGGTTCGTATTATTTTCATTTGCCTTTATCTAATGAGCTGGGTAATATTTTATTCACCACGCATTATAAAGAGAGCTTGGAATTTCTCCATGCTTATGTCTATCCGCACTGGTATTTTGTGATAGGGCTTATTTTAATAGCTGTAGGTTCTCTAAAACTATTCAGTCTCATTCCTAATAAACCCATTTCTTTAAAAATGGCTAGTATTTTAAGCGTTTTATTTTTGATTGTAGAAGCGCCACACACTATAGCAACGATCAAAAAATATAAAGAGCGTGAAGCCCTGTTGAACGCTGATGGGACGATGGAATACATTGCTTTGGCTAAAGGAGCGTATTATTTTGGTAGGAATATCAGCAGTCTGAGAGAAAGCAACAACTCTAATCAAGCTTTAGAAAAAGCTTCTTATTCTAAAGATTACCTGCTCAAAAATACAGGAAGTGTTGAAAATGTGGTGTTGGTTTTTGGCGAGAGTTTGAACAGAAATTTTATGGGTGTTTATGGCTATCAAGCCCCTACAACCCCTTATTTAAACGCTTTAAAAGAAAAAGGTTCGCTTTTAGTGTTTGATAATGTGATCAGCCCGGCTTTTTATACGGACAAAAGTTTCACAATGCTTTTAACTTACGCCAATAGGGATAATCTCAACCAAAAAGCATGGTATCAATATAAAAACCTAGCCCATATCCTTAAACTGAGCGATTGTAAAAGCGTTTGGATCACTTCTCAAGGCTATGGACTCATGTGGGGTAATAGCTATTATCAAGTGGCTAAGCATTTTGATACTTATATAGAAAACGATAAACCTTATGATGAAAACTTGGCCGCTCTTTTCAAGCGGTATTATAATAACGAGAGAGAGAGAGAGAGAGTAAAAAGCGTAAAAATTTTGTTGTTTTTCACTTGATTGGCAATCATTTTGAATACAAAAACCGCTTTCCTAAAGAATTTTCCCGCTTCAATCTCAATAACACTTCTTATTTTTCAAAAAACAAGTCTTTGAAAGTTAAAAACAATGCTGACAAGCAAGTTGTAACCGATTATATTAACAGCGTTTATTATAATGATTATGTTTTGCATTCTTTGATTGAATTGTTTAAAGATAAGGATAGTCTCATTATCTACCTGAGCGATCATGGCAATGACATGTTTGAATCAAGCGCTTTCAATACCCATGAATGCTCAAATGCCAGCATGGAAATCCTATTTTTAATCTATATGAGCGATGCATTCAAACAAAAACACCCCCAAATGGTAAAAAGTTTTGAAGAAGCTTTACACAAGCCTTTTATGAGCGATGATTTATTGCATACCGTATTGCCATTAGCAGGAATAATAACCAAAGATTATGAAAAAACGAGGGATTTATTTAATGAGAGTTATAACGATAAACGCATAAGGAAGCCATGCGATAACAAGGTTTATCCCATGAATAAATGAGCGGTATTTATAATTGTCAATTTAAAAAATCAATCAATGCTTGAAGTTCCTTTGAATCAAAATTAAAAAATTTTTTAAGAATTTCTGTATTTTTTGGCTTATCTATCATTTTAGCGGTTGTAGAAACAGGATCTAGATTGTTTAAACCACAAGGAACAAAACCTCTCTCTAAACAAACAGAAAGCGTAATATAGGGTTGTAGCCAACATTTAGCATGTTTTTTTTGTTCTGATTGAATAGGTTTGATTTGTTTGATTTTGCGAAAAAACTCCTCGTAGGACTCGCAAAAAACTTGATAAAACGCTTTATTTTCACTTTCTTTTGCCATTTTTTCTAGCAAAGGCTCTAATTCGCAATAATTGGGGTCGTGTTCAGTCTCATCATTTTCTGGCAATAAAAAAATCTTAATCTGGTTAAACTCTTCATCGTTTAAGCGGTGTTCTTCTTCTGGGTTTTCTTGGAGTTGTTTCTTTATTTCTTGAATTTTAGCCTCTTTTGTTTGGTTGTCTGAATCAAAAACGATGTAAATATCTTTAGCTTTTAGGTTTTCTTTAACACTCTCGACTTCTTCAGAAAGCTTATCCTTGCTCCCACAATTGATAATATTAGAATCTTTAAGGCCTAAATTTTTAACCTCATTTAAAATCGTTAAAAAGATTTTGTCTGATTCGCCCTCCACATAAACGATCTTTTCTCGCATCAGCCTCTAACCTCCATGCCCCTATAAAGCACTTTTTCTAGCATAGAATAGCTGTGTCTGATAAAGCCAAAAGCGCTTTCTTTTTCAAATTCAAACAAGGCTATATCTTTAAAAACTCCCGTTTCATTATTGGGCATGGTGTTGATAGCGTTCAATAAAAATTCCTTATTGTGCGTGGTGGCAAAAATTTGAATCTGTAGTTTTTGAGCTAACTCAAACAGAGCTTTTAAAAACTCTTGCATTTTTGTATAGTGCAAACCACTTTCTATTTCATCAATAAAAAGATACTTAACACGATTGTCTATAAGAATGCTCGCCATGATAAAGAATTTGATAAACCCCCAACCAAACGAATTTAAAAGCCTTTTGGGGCTTTTTTCTAGCGGTGTGTTTTCATTTTTGATTTGGATATAGACAGACTTTCTTATGGCATCAGCATCTAAAATA is a genomic window of Helicobacter pylori oki112 containing:
- a CDS encoding bifunctional folylpolyglutamate synthase/dihydrofolate synthase, with product MKNSPRLSAFLETKPKEYHKFDPSRFIQIYKDFKNAFFEVQAKVIHVVGTNGKGSTGRFLTLLLADQNFKVLHFTSPHVFEFRERFFVNGSVVEESVLENAHQQLQSHAFSSTCSYFEYATLLAVMLAKDCDYLVLEAGLGGEFDSTNALEKTLSVFTPIDYDHKEFLGDSLESIATTKLKAMSPLNIIAPQQELVLNVAQKIAKDKHAKLIVVQNEISKGVKDYIERYHLAHFLAMNLEVALKAFETLMPCNKQEVLKNLKPLNLIGRCELLSPNILIDVGHNPHSAKALKEEIKRVFNTKIILIYNCYQDKDACGVLEILKPVVKKVLILELHNERIIQLEKLKGILETLGLEHALFEDLKENENYLVYGSFLVANAFYERYQKKRD
- the csd2 gene encoding M23B family cell shape-determining DD-metalloendopeptidase Csd2 translates to MPQNQLVITIIDESGSKQLKFSKNLKRNLIISVIILLLIVGLGVGFLKFLIAKMDTMTSERNAVLRDFRDLYQKNYTLTKEIKNKREELFIVGQKIRTIESLIEVKRGANGGVHLYDEVDLDNLNLAQKHLALMLIPNGMPLKTYSAIKPTKERNHPIKKIKGVESGIDFIAPLNTPVYASADGIVDFVKTNSNVGYGNLVRIEHAFGFSSIYTHLDHVNVQTKSFIQKGQLVGYSGKSGNSGGEKLHYEVRFLGKILDAEKFLAWDLDHFQSALEENKFIEWKNLFWVLEDIVQLQEHVDKDALISQ
- the csd1 gene encoding peptidoglycan DD-metalloendopeptidase Csd1, whose translation is MFLDRRLIVMVTDSKGSRYLNVHILFRQIGLYALLSVVGSLLFLGISLLVLNKEIKNIDKQHALITKEFEKKRETNEKLSLQMDEFLDDLQLSGERINDLEEVVGVNRPEEEKEEGNFSSRLDVAGITGLQKSFIMRLIPNDYPLESYRRVSAAFNKRIHPILHVLHNHTGLDLSTAINTPVYASASGVVGLASKGWNGGYGNLIKVFHPFGFKTYYAHLNKIIVKTGEFVKKGQLIGYSGNTGMSTGPHLHYEVRFLNQPINPMSFTKWNMKDFEEVFNKERSIRWQSLITIINQLMQKQDQRLSSLKAQK
- a CDS encoding bactofilin family protein codes for the protein MAIFDNNNKSANAKTGPATIIAQGTKIKGELHLDCHLHIDGELEGVVHSKSAVVIGQTGSVVGDIFTNKLVVNGKFTGTVEAEVVEIMPLGRLDGKISSQELVVERKGILIGETRPKNIQGGALLINEQEKKIENK
- the mfd gene encoding transcription-repair coupling factor, which translates into the protein MIQSSLYRALNKGFDYQILACKDFKESELAKEVISYFKPNIKAILFPEFRAKKNDDLRSFFEEFLQLLGGLREFYQALENKQEAIIIAPISALLHHLPKKELLESFKITLLEKYNLKDLKDKLFYYGYEILDLVEVEGEASFRGDIVDIYAPNSKAYRLSFFDMECESIKEFDPTTQMSLKEDLLEIEIPPTLFSLNEQSYKDLKTKVEQSPLNSFSKDLTSFGLWFLGEKANDLLHAYKSVISPRALEEIQELASLNELDGERFKFLKVLENPQGYEDLEIHAHALESFIALHSNRKITLLAPNKTILDNAISALEKSHIECVIAPFVLNFKTPDGIFISLNSFERKKKRQKSKLALNELNAGEWVVHDDYGVGVFSQLVQHSVLGSKRDFLEIAYWGEDKLLLPVENLHLIARYVAQSDSVPTKDRLGKGSFLKLKAKVKTKLLEIAGKIIELAAERNLILGKKMDTHLAELEVFKSHAGFEYTSDQEKAIAEISKDLSSKRVMDRLLSGDVGFGKTEVAMHAIFCAFLNGFQSALVVPTTLLAHQHFETLRARFENFGVKVARLDRYASEKNKLLKAVELGLIDVLVGTHAILGAKFKNLGLVVVDEEHKFGVKQKEALKELSKSVHFLSMSATPIPRTLNMALSQIKGISSLKIPPTDRKPSRTFLKEKNDELLKEIIHRELRRNGQIFYIHNHIASISKVKTKLEDLIPKLKIAILHSQISAHESEEIMLEFAKGNYQVLLCTSIVESGIHLPNANMIIIDNAQNFGLADLHQLRGRVGRGKKEGFCYFLIEDQKSLNEQALKRLLALEKNSYLGSGESIAYHDLEIRGGGNLLGQDQSGHIKNIGYALYTRMLEDAIYELSGGKKRLEKSVEIQLSVSAFLNPELIASDSLRLDLYRRLSLCENTDEVGQIHEEIEDRFGKIDDLSAQFLQIITLKILANQLGIIKLSNFNQNITITYSDEKKESLKAPSKDDNDILETLLKHLHAQISLKSLRLKF
- a CDS encoding ubiquinol-cytochrome c reductase iron-sulfur subunit, coding for MADIQRRDFLGMSLASVTAIGAIASLVAMKKTWDPLPSVVSAGFTTIDVANMQEGQFSTVEWRGKPVYILKRSKKEGFNEKRDFKIGESVFTTAIQICTHLGCIPTYQDEEKGFLCPCHGGRFTSDGVNIAGTPPPRPFDIPPFKIEGNKITFGEAGAEYKKMMAKA
- a CDS encoding cytochrome b, with the protein product MAEIKKAKNLGEWLDMRLGTNKLVKVLMTEYWIPKNINFLWAMGVILLTLFGVLVISGIFLLMYYKPDAKMAFDSVNFTIMQEVAYGWLWRHMHATAASMIFVIIYIHMFVGIYYGSYKKGREMIWISGMILFVVFSAEAFSGYMLPWGQMSYWAAAVITNLFGGIPFIGADVVEWIRGNYVVADSTLTRFFMLHVFLLPIAIILLIGVHFYSLRIPHVNNQEGEEIDFESEEKKFIEGKKKESKVIPFWPVFLSKDIFVVCAFMVFFFYLVCYHYDFAMDPINFERANSLKTPPHIYPEWYFLWSYEVLRGFFFSADLGLMAFGVAQVIFFLLPFLDRSPVVAPAHKRPAFMVWFWLLIIDMIVLTIYGKLPPLGIGKYIGLVGSITFLALFFVVLPIITIAESKKQGGVR
- a CDS encoding cytochrome c1 yields the protein MKEFKILIILIVVIGVIYYGVEPYAHSVMHPKVAPADFAFKDLEPMDLKNGDANKGKQLVSENCTACHGIKSQNIPAPMDSLSASNSFGVVPPDLSHVAGVLNANFLAHFIKDPVKTAKLSHKFNDERPYPMPAFSQFSDKDLSDIVAYLTSILPKNLSDKEVFAQSCQRCHSLDYAKNKAFSDPKDLANYLGSHAPDLSMMIRAKGEHGLNIFINDPQKLLPGTAMPRVGLSEQAQKQVISYLEKAGDRKKHERNTLGIKIMIFFAVLSFLAYAWKRKVWSEVH
- a CDS encoding sulfatase-like hydrolase/transferase → MILDAKFFVFIFFNVLSTCFLSSVSVGFIFKAFLYSFIWLFIIYYAISFIKNRFVTESLKSFILILGVVFSCIDIFGSYYFHLPLSNELGNILFTTHYKESLEFLHAYVYPHWYFVIGLILIAVGSLKLFSLIPNKPISLKMASILSVLFLIVEAPHTIATIKKYKEREALLNADGTMEYIALAKGAYYFGRNISSLRESNNSNQALEKASYSKDYLLKNTGSVENVVLVFGESLNRNFMGVYGYQAPTTPYLNALKEKGSLLVFDNVISPAFYTDKSFTMLLTYANRDNLNQKAWYQYKNLAHILKLSDCKSVWITSQGYGLMWGNSYYQVAKHFDTYIENDKPYDENLAALFKRYYNNERERERVKSVKILLFFT